The nucleotide sequence TTAGTGATTACATACATGTTGAGAGACGACTGATTTTGATTTTGAACGTGTGACAGATATCAAAGCACTGTGGAAGTGAACGCGTCCACTCAGGCAACACCGAGGTACGACAGTGAAGTGAAACTAAAGCAGGCAAGTATGAGTGCATGTGTAAGACATAATTCATTTTTATTAACACATCCATTCATAACACACACATAATACATAATAATTTTCCCGGACACATACATACAAGCTTACACATGGAACATACATTTTCAGACATGAATGTACTGTATGTGAGCATAAATATACTTACATAAAGGAAAAATGTATGTGCCATTTTCCCTTCACATGTGTTTTTATTCACTCTCACATACAGTATATTTATTCTCACTCACATTTTCTCTTCACACATACATATTCACTCTCACGTATGGTACATGTATTCTCATTCACATGCAGTACATACATTTCCTTTTGCCCCTGTATACcactacaatagaatttaaatgtAGACGGTAGACAGTTCAATTcccagacaggatggtggacACGGAGAAAATCTACACTCAGAGTTGATCGAGAAACACCTGTGCacgggtttgtttaacgtgggaatgttgttgcactccgacaaacacacagtccttgacagatccttagcctggtccagtGACTGGAAAATCCCAGTTGATCAGATTCTTAGGACCTGCTGTAGCCTTCACAATCCTTGGGTTACaagcatcacctcctccacctgatcagccattgaggacttcttattTCATCACAGCCCCATTAGTTGTCTCATGATCTGAGTTCCTGCTGTGCCTTCATGGTTACCACAGTGGTTACTGGGCAGAAAAGGcccccactgtatttcacccccAACAGGCAATCGTCATGACAGATGAGAGGTTGCAGATGAGAGGTTGGATTTTTGACATTCAGTGGAGTAGTAGATCAGGGATAGGAAGTGAGGTTACCAATATATAGATCTGGATTTGATTCCCGGGGATGTGTCTGTGTCCTAGGACAGGACAATCTGCATCACCACAGTCCACCCAGCTACAAATAGGTACtgtctttggctggggaagtaacctgtggtgaactggtgtcccatccaggggaggCACAAGGAACCCCTACCAATGGGCAACATGACCAACAGAAAACTATAAGTAAATGGTAGAGTGGAACAAAGGAGTTTCACACAAGGAAAATGAAGTCCCATCAGTTGCtcccttggggtcaccacagcatgttggtttggcacacgttttacaccagatgcccttcatgacacaactccccattatatggagaaatgtggcagaggtgggatttgaaccaggaaaccTCCACACTGATACCAAGTGgactgaccacttggccaccatgctaGGAGTTTCACACAAGGAAATTGATTAAATCTaagcttgagtctcccatgtgcctatgTGAAAATTCACAGGTTTGTTGTaatcataaaacaaacaaaaaataaacaagcaTTTTTATTTTCACTATTAGGCAACATCACTCTCATCACTGCCATATGTGAGCAGTCTGCTGGACAGCAAAGAGAGTCAGCTGCAGTCTCTGATGAGGAGAAATGAGGAAAGAGAAATGTCTCGAGCTTCGACCAACCTGAAGCACAGTAAGTCAGTGGGAAGCCTTCAGAGCGGCTCTGGAACCATTGATGCTCTGAGGGCGCTGTTTGAGTCTAAAGCTGACATACAGCACAAGGTAAAAAACAGTTTCAGATCTGCCAAGACAGCAGACATGATCCCACAATGGATGAATACAGAGGATGAGGTGTTCGACAGCCCCACAGAGATACCCCACATGGAAAACTCCTATCCTTTTCAAGACAGTGATGACAAGGATGTTGTAACAGCTAAGGTAAACAAAAGAACAGTAATTGACAGAAATTCTTTCCCTAATAATATGATCTGATATTTCATATAGATTCATATGATACAACTGAGGTATGATACTTTTTATTATGGAGTGATTCGCTTTGGAGGGATACGATACAATCCAAGActattctttgtttaatgtagacattcacTTTGCATGACACAGTATAAAAATCAAAAAGGGGCATTGTTTACCTTCCAATACAATACATAATTCATAAAAATTCAgggaccttcttcaggtttttttctactgtgctgcagcacacTGGCACTGCCTCTGCTCGTCTTGTGCTCACCACAAGGGGCAGCACCACATGCAGTAGCAGAAAACAAACCCCAGAAGAAACCAGttgttgttagcatagcataagtAGCAGAGAATAATGTTTCTGAAAGGGTGTAACAGTATTAAGAAACTGTAAACTGAAAGTAATGTGCCAACTGGTACATTTACCTGTTATAATGACCTAGCGCTGCCACAcagtagggctgttcatgttatacagTGAAAAAATTTAAGTTGTGAGATgcttcgggccacatgttgtttttgttccacttggggtttacAGGTGCAgagcaaatttgaactcaatcagataagatttagaggtcccccagagtgacacattttcttcTCCCTCCGTTGGCAAGACAGCTTCATCCTAactggagaagactctgatgccattatttttcttttacaggtacatgtgatggcttctaattgcaaaaagtggtggttgattggtcactcaGACGAGAATATTATTGGAAGTCATCTCCACTTTTTGCTTGttgggggaaaattgttgctttgtggaaggaccctaaacaatgtctgattacaataaaatttggaacagatctttattttattagtggaacaagaacaacatgtggcccaaaacattttgcaacatttgacattttgaacaggtccacCACCCAGGCACAGTGATTGTTCTGTGACCAGTGTCATGAAAGCCTTGCACTGACCTTTGAACTATTAAGAGCATTTGAGGATGTAGAGGTAGCagcaaaacaagcataattcagtcAATTTATAATGTTAAAAACTGAGCCACGGAGTTTGTTCATAATACCTTTAGATTAATTCAGAGGTCCCTGTATTGATGCAGTCGTGTGATGTGCTTTTAAAATCCAATTCATGTTCATAATGGTGAAATGTTACACCCCCAGGAGATACAGTATGTTGACAAGGAAAACAACCTTGAGTTTTAGTGGTTAATGATGATAATCATTTATCAATGCAAAATTGGCATAGATTTCCAACCTTGACACTGAAAGGCCACAGAGGAGGTTAATACGTATAATTGTCCTGTTCATTCATTTGTGTTGTATGACAAACAACATTCTAGAATTACACACAAAACATTAGGTATCTTGCCATGGCAAAATATATTCCTACAATCCTCAccctctcactcatcttcaaccacttactccaactgagggttgcttatcccagcagtcatagggtgtcaggcagggtacactctggacagagcaccagtctgtcacagggccacatatagacaaacaaacacagtcacacacacaccttcCGACAATTTTAAAGTATCCAatccacataacctgcatgtctttggatgtgggaggaagccggagcacccggagagaacccacacaaacacggggaaaacacgcaaactccacacaaaaaggccacaggtgggaatcgaacccatgacccatTTCATTaagagatccatccatccattcattttcttccgctttatccggagtcgggtcgcaggggcagcagctcaagcaaagccgcccagactgttgtgtgggccgctgaagaggaggtactgctggcccaccaccaccagagggcgccgccgccccacaggagcagcctcggtaacagctgtcacccatcacctgagacagctgacggcaattatcactggggtatatcagcaggacggcatctccacctcatcgccgagatatcgttctacctggaaggtaataatctcagctgactgcttgacagtaacctttgtgatttttgtgagtgattgcagacttttttctccaacgagaggtggaggtagcttccctgccgtacaggttgctgggtgcaaacgcgcccacgttaattgtgttcttgttcctcgccagcagtaccaggtccgacacgcggaggcagtggccacctgggagttcggaactggcggctccagtattcccggggtcctgtggcggagggaaccgtgtggttccggttctactttggagaggcgtctcctatcttcgagcctgcccacacgacacctttgtgaattgacctttgtccattgttgtaatttgttgtgtttgttgtgcacgttcgcaacagtaaagtgttgttatttgacctattccattgtccgttcatttgcgccccctgttgtgggtccgtgttcctacactttcccaacaggatatctcggccagcgtcatggatcccgaggggcgtcaaccggctgttgaacggccaatggaagaacaaggcgcacaggcgtccgcaggaggggtaatcggtgagttgcagcggatcctcactgctttcacgactcggttagacttgatggccgagcagaacgccctcctgaaccgcagggtggaggctctcgccgcgcaggtggaagcgcgccctccgggcgccgctgcggctctccctcccgtagaccctgtgcgtgacagcgacgttccactggttgtccaacgaccccccccccaccatcccctgaagcatacataagccccccagagccgtacggaggctgtgtggagacgtgcgcggatttccttatgcagtgttcgctcgtcttcgcacagcgtcccgtcatgtacgcgaccgacgctagcaaagcagcttatgtgataaatctgcttcgtggtgaggcacgcgcttgggctacagcgctctgggagcaaagttcacggctccttctgacatatgatgggtttgtgagggagctcagaacagtgttcgatcaccctaatagaggagagaccgcttcagccgtgctgctgtcaatgagacaggggcgccggagcgcagctgcctatgcagtcgacttccgcatcgcggctgcgaggtccggctggaatagcactgccctccgcgctgccttcgtaaacggactgtcattggtcctcaaggagcacctggtggctaaggacgaaccgcgggatttggatgggcttatcgatcttgtcatacgattaggacaatcggttaaatgagcgccgtcgggaacgagacgaagggcgtggccaggcacgcgtcgttctctctcccttccggttccgaccgcgttccgccctccccacgctccacggcccctgcgctccgtgcgatcacagctcccctgctgacgaagctatggacacgagtagggcaacatttagggcaccggtcacacaaaggaggctggcccgcggagcgtgttttgtttgtggcttcgattgagcatcaggtacgaggactgccccgaacggatttaaacaccaacgcccgcccctagacactgggctaggggggggggggcgagacgttcacgtgggacacaccacatcgacacacgactcccagttacaatcctttatgcggatttaaccctgaaggccccagccctggtggacacgggctcagaagggaatttgcttgatagcaaatgggcagggagatagggttccctctggtggcgcttacctcgcctgtgcaggtacgggcactagatggctcctactccctccaatcacccacaagacaccaccagtaactctggtggtgtcggggaatcaccgggaggagatcgagttttttgtaactccggccacctcccgtgtgattttaggttttccctggatgttgaagcacaatcccggatcgatggccgtccggggtagtggtccagtggagcgagactgccatcgggtatgtttaggttcctcggttcctcccggttcccaggccagggaggaggtcagagccccgcccaatctagggacggtgccggtgcagtaccatgaccttgcggaggtgttcagcaaggatctggcactcatccttcccccgcaccgcccgtatgattgtgccattgatttggttccaggcgttgagttcccgtccagcaggctgtacaacctctcacgacctgaacgcgaatcaatggagacctacatccgggactctttggctgccgggttgatccggaattccacctccccgatgggtgtgggtttcttttttgtggggaaaaaggatggcggattacgtccatgcattgattacagggggctgaacgaaatcacggttcgtaaccgataccccttaccctgttggattcggtgttcacgcccctgcatggagccaagatattcaccaagcttgatcttaggaatgcgtatcacctggttcggatccggaagggagacgagtggaagacggcatttaacaccccgttaggtcattttgagtacctggtcatgccgttcgggtcttacaaatgctcccgcgaacGTTCCAAgcatggttaatgatgtcttgcgggacgtcctgcaccgattcgtcttcgtatatttagacgacatactcatcttttctccggatcctgagacccatgtcgacatgtacgtcaggtcgctgcagcggttattggagaaccggctgtttggttAAGGgcggagaagtgtgagtttcaccgcacttctttgtccttctggtgttcatcatctccccaactcagtcgctcctgatccggccaaggttgcagcggtgagagactggccccaaaccccacaagccgtaggaagctgcaacagtacctcggctttgcgaatttctacaggaggttcattaagggctaccagccaggttgctagcccccctgacagccctgacctcaccaaaagtccccttcaccctggtcggatcgttgcgatgccgcgtttcaaggagttgaaacggcgcttctcgtctgcaaccgtttctggtgcagcccgatcctagtcgccagttagtggttgaagtggatgcctcggactcagggataggagctgtgctgtcccagagtgggaagaccgataaggtccttcatccgtgtgcctatttttcccgcaggttgaccccggctgaacggaactatgacgtcggcaacgagaactccttgcggttgaaagaggctcttgaagagtggagacacctgttggagggaacgtctgtgccattcacggttttcactgaccaccggaacctggatatatcaggaccgccaagcggctgaatcccaggcaagcccgtggtCACTGTTTCTCggcccgttttgacttccgcatcacctaccggcccgggaccaagaacagaAGTCGGCTATgcctgtcccgggtacacgaagacgaggtcaaagcggagttgtcggatccaccggaacccatcatcccgggtccactatcgtggccaccctcacctgggacgtagagagaaccgtccgggaggccctggcacgaagcccggaccccgggactggaccaaagaacgacttacgtcccaccagaggcaaggggctgcagtcctggacttctgtcacggctctaagctctcctgtcacccaggggtgcgaagaaccgtggcagttgtccggcagcgcttctggtgggcgtccctggaggccgacgtccgggactatatccaggcctgtaccacctgtgacctaggggcaaggccgaccatcgcaaggctccgggactgctacagccgctgcccgtgcctcatcgcccctggtccacattcggcctggattttgtcacgggccctcccgccgtcccagggaaacaccgtgatcctcacgatagtggaccgattctccaaggcggccacttcgtggccctcccgaagctccctacggcccaggagacggcggacctcctggttccaccacgtcgtccgcctgcatgggataccatcagacatcgtctccgatcgcggtccccagttctcctcgatgtctggaggagcttttgccgggaactgggggccacggtcagtctctcgtccgggtatcacccccagaccaacgggcaagcagagcgggccaatcaagaaatggagcaaacactgcgttgtgtgacagccgcgcacccggcggcctggagtactcatctggcctggatcgagtacgcccacaacagtcaagtgtcatcagccaacggcctctcccctttgaggtgtgtttggggtatcagccccgttgttccggtggttgagggggaggtcggtgtgccctcggtccaggcccacctgcggaagtgccgtcgggtgtggcgcgccgccgtttctgcttgttgaaggcccggatgagggcgaagacccatgcagaccggcggcggaccccggcccctacgtatcgccccgggcaggaagtgtggttgtccacaaaggacatccccactacaagtggcctcccctaaactacaggacaggtacataggaccgtttaaaatccttaaggtcatcaatcccgccgcagtgaggctcagcttccagcctcactgcggatccatccggtgtttcatgtgtcgaagctcaagccccatcaaccTCGCCCATCTGTAcaacccggtccggcaccacctcctgcccggatcatcgatggcgagccggcttggacagtgcgccggtttgttggacgtccgtcggatgggcggggctttcaatatctggtggactgggaggggtatggtcccgaagaacgccctgggtgaagaagagcttcatcctggaccccggCCCTCCTGGCAGACTTCTACCGTCCGCcaccggacaagcccggtcgggcgccaggaggcgcccgttgaggggggggtctgtgtgtgggccgctgaagaggaggtactgctggccaccaccaccagagggcgccgccgccccacaggagcagcctcggtaacagctgtcacccatcacctgagacagctgacggcaattatcactggggtatatcagcaggacggcatctccacctcatcgccgagatatcgttctacctggaaggtaataatctcagctgactgcttgacagtaacctttgtgatttttgtgagtgattgcagacttttttctccaacgagaggtggaggtagcttccctgccgtacaggttgctgggtgcaaacgcgcccacgttaattgtgttcttgttcctcgccagcagtaccaggtccgacacgcggaggcagtggccacctgggagttcggaacttggcggctccagtattcccggggtcctgtggcggagggaaccgtgtggttccggttctactttggagaggcatctcctatcttcgagcctgcccacacgacacctttgtgaattgacctttgtccattgttgtaatttgttgtgtttgttgtgcacgttcgcaacagtaaagtgttgttatttgacctattccattgtccgttcatttgcgccccctgttgtgggtccgtgttcctacactttcccaacacagacctcccgatccacacacacctcccccagctcctccggcggaacccaaggcgttcccaagccagccgagagatgtaatccttccagcgtgtcctgggtcttccccggggcctcctcccaatgggacgtgcctggaacacctctccagtgaggcgtccaggaggcatccggaaaagatgcccgagccacctcaactgactcctttctgtggttcaccacctgcagaggaggccatgggggtcaggtgcagagaggattgggtggcggtcgagggcgggtggcccggcggcccggtccatgctcacagcccctggcttttgggacgtggaatgtcaccttcaTTAAGAGATCCCAaacaaaatatgaaatcagtCATGTTGTCTACACATTTAAAGCGTGAACTacttttttgcaggtcaaaggactCTGCGCTGCAGAGcatcttttagggccccttcacacataacacaacattgagcaaaagaagcagaaaccagaaTAAAATCTGCGaacaaaaaaatgaaatggggaaccgcgaaacattccacctgctatcgggagggacacacggtcggaaaGGCATGCATGATACAACaatgatggtttcatgcacactcatgcacgaacacagtgcaagcagctggaatgtgtggcaCCACACTGTGCCACtactgtggagaaaaaaataaaaaccacacaccataaaaaaacactgcaatttatTGAATCTCTCTTAACCagaggacaatacaagtatgaaccttctgttgctctgtagatgacccatggtcatagaagtacagtcatgaaatgacatgaatgaagcagtgcatgcttatcatgtccacatctgctggtctaGCGTGTTCAGCACAGCCACACCCATGTGTATTGCTTggtgacgccacactcgtggggcacttagacagtttTCATAAACAGCTagaatgtggtcagctgctctcaACTCTCATACCCGGAGCACGAATagtcccgccttttctaagtgtccagcaagcagtgttggatgacacctggaatttagccgacacctgcagagagggggatcgaatgagcacacCCAGGGCACTTTCGGCTGCcggtgtgcgtgaatggttgtagcaacagctgtacaGGTGCTTGAGGCAGgtcagatttttcacgagtgaCATTTGACTCCTCTTTtgtgcaccattctgcctcaattgtgttatgtgtgaaggggcccttaaacagGTGGACAACATGGACCAAAAGGCATGTTTTAGACAGTCCTTGACATGAAAGCACATATTTAGCATTTGACCTTACCATTGACCTTCAAAATACCAAAACACGCAACTCAGGCCCAAACTGAGTGCATCctctaaaaaaaaaccctgctccaAAACTATTGAGTTACCAAATAGTAGCAGTTTGGCACTGCTCTAACAGTACTTGTCAATTAATTTGGCATTGATAATAAGACgttttcactcactcacccatcttcaaccgcttactccaattaagggtcatggtggggctggagcctatcccagcagtcacagggcatgaggcggggtacaccctgtatAATTGTAATCAGACAGGTTTTATCTTTGATGCAAAAAGTACTGAAGTCCATAATTTTACAACAATATTTTTGCAACGCTGACAGTTCATTATTTCATGAGTATTGTGTCTCTGTAGGTGGCAATCTGGTCCAGAAAGAGGCAAGAAAACAACAGGGGACACTGATTTTGAAAAACTGCAGCTTCTCAAGTTGGTGAGCACCAAACAACCTTTTCCTTCAACCACTTCAGAAGCATTAATTGTGTGAGAGCCAGTTGTTGAGATAAACTGCTAAGTCAAACATCTCTTCCTTATGAGCATTGCACTTTGATCAAAAACTTTTATTGATTGATAGACCAATAATGATATCTACATTATTATGAATGTCGATAAAGTAGATGGAACACATACACTCACCggctactttattaggtacaccttgctaccaGGTTGGACcgtcttttgccttcagaactgcttttAAATTCTTTATGgcacagattcaacaaggtgtttgaaacagtcctcagagatgttggtccatattgacatgatagcatcacgcaGTCGCCTGTTAAATCAGTCAGCCCATTCTCCCTTAACCTttaacatcaacaaggcatttttgtccataaAACTGCTGCTcattggatatcttctctttttcagaccattctctgtaaaccctagagatggctgtgtgtgaaaatcccagtagatcagcagtttctgaaataaaatacaacttgcatataatggattcaggtggaataGTGAGTTTTTCTGCATCATAATCTAAATCCCCTTTTATCTATAAACCTGTCAAAATCCACCATATCTGCAACTGGCAGCCACTCGAAATGGAAATTATTGTGTCATGtgacattatatgataaaaatatgATGACATTGTGGTATTACACACAAATCAACATATGGCAGTCTGTTTGATGATTCATATGTATTTGAGATCATCCTTCATGCTCTCTTTGGTTCAAAGTATTTCAGAaaatgtgagatttttttttattttaatgtcacAGTCATATCATCACATCCACCAAGGAGGAAAAGtgtttatctgttttgtttttttacattttaaagatTCAGtaatatttcattcattaaaaaaaaagatcaatgATATTGGACTTCAGTGTCTTTGGAATAATTTAATGGAATTTTTGAGTCGGACCAGACCATATTCAGCATCCCAGATCAGAACAATATTAGAAATATAGCACCACTGAACTCAAAAAGTTCTAAATGAATCTTGTGAAATTTTATGAGCATATAGACAAATCTTAGGAAACAAGGTGTAATGCTAAATGCAACTGAAAGTAGGTATTTTGGTGGTGGAGAATATGTGGCCATGACAGACGTATGTGCTCTCTATCTGCCTGCCAGTTTGGTGATGGCATCATGACACACACATATGAATAACAGAGGGTATTCTTATTGCTGATTCATATGCACTTGACATCATCCTTGTAGTCCGTGGATTCATATTCATTGGGGaaagtgtgtttttctttttttttaataactgaaTGTGAAACACCATCATTTGGTGACATTATCATATTGTGATGTAAATCGGCAGATGATATTCTCTTTGCTGATTCATATGCACCTGAATTCATGTTTCTACCTCTCTTAGCTTCAAAGTGACtgcaaaaaatgtgatttttcaaAAATATTCAAA is from Thalassophryne amazonica chromosome 1, fThaAma1.1, whole genome shotgun sequence and encodes:
- the LOC117518235 gene encoding uncharacterized protein LOC117518235 — its product is MALKSNLRQTQSLRNISASCDLPTCTEDRLLNWKVSVSQLVARYQSTVEVNASTQATPRYDSEVKLKQATSLSSLPYVSSLLDSKESQLQSLMRRNEEREMSRASTNLKHSKSVGSLQSGSGTIDALRALFESKADIQHKVKNSFRSAKTADMIPQWMNTEDEVFDSPTEIPHMENSYPFQDSDDKDVVTAKDLSASVRERRQGFNEACRALINKGIRFSMHFPITLTVYHNGTEHKLETKM